Genomic DNA from Alphaproteobacteria bacterium:
GTACTGGTGCAGTGAAAATAACTCCTGCTCATGACTTTAATGACTTTGAAGTTGGTAAGAGAAATAGTCTTGCTATGATTTCTATTATGAATAAAGATGGTTCTTTAAATGATAAATGTCCTGAAGAATTCGTTGGTATGGATAGATTAGAAGCCAGACCATTAGTTATTAAAAAAATGGAAGCACTTGGTCTTTTCGTTAAAGCCGAAGATAACAACATGGCAATTCCTTACGGAGAAAGAAGTAAGGAAATTGTTGAGCCTATGTTGACTGAACAATGGTTTATAGATACTAAGAAAATGGCTGAGAGATCTATGGCTGCCGTTAAAGATGGTGAAACTGAAATACTTCCTAAATTTGTAGAAAATACTTTCTTTCACTTCTTGAATAATATTCAAGATTGGTGTATTTCTCGTCAACTTTGGTGGGGACATAGAATTCCTGCTTTCTATGGTGAAGATGGACATTGTTTTGTTGCTGAGAATGAAGAAGAAGCTTTGGAACAAGCTGTTAGACATTATGGTAAATCTGCAGATGAAATTGAATTAAAACAAGATAATGATGTTTTAGACACATGGTTCTCTTCGGCACTTTGGCCATTTACTACATTAGGTTGGAATGGTGTTGGTAGCACATCTGAAGAGTTAGAAAAATACTACCCTACTTCGCTATTGATTACAGGTAGAGACTTAGTATTCTTCTGGTATTCTAGAATGATGATGATGGGAACTCACTTCTTAAAAGACTTCAAAGGAGATGATAAAAAATCTGTTCCATTTGAAAAATGTTTTTTCCATGGATTAGTTAATGATGAACATGGTAAGAAGATGAGTAAATCTAAAGGTAATGGAGTTGATCCTATTGAGCTTATGGATAAGTATGGTGCTGATGCTTGTAGATTTTATTTTGCATCTGCTACTACACAAGGTAATGATATAAACTTGAGTGAAAAGCAAATTGAAGGTTATAGAAACTTTGTTACTAAGATTTGGAATGCATGTAAGTTTATTGAAATGCAATGTGCATCTTATGATGAAACTTTTGATCCATTTAAAGTTTCTGAAGAAAGAAATAAATGGGTACTTGAAAGATTAAAAACTTCAAGGGCAAACGTTTATAGAGCCTTAAAAGACTTAAGATTTAATGATGCTACATCTGCTGCTTATGATTTTGTATGGAAAGAATTCTGTGATTGGTTCATTGAAATGGGTAAAGTGAACCCTTCAGATGAGTCTAAGGCAACTCTTGCATTTGTTAGAGATGAAATATTAAAACTATTACATCCTTTCATGCCATTTGTTACCGAAGAACTTTGGGGACAAACTTCTGATAGA
This window encodes:
- a CDS encoding valine--tRNA ligase; this encodes MAIDKSFDFNNLEKQIYDKWEKSHVGASDVKSKKDSVCLIMPPPNVTGNLHCGHAMEHSITDIYARFCRAQGKDVLWQPGLDHAGIATQLMVERKISAEQGKSRYDLGREKFLEEVWKWKNESGGEILNQIRRLGACPDWDRLKFTLDEDVSSAVRKVFISLYNDGLIFKGQRLVNWDIALQTAVSDLEVENKETVGKMYYFNYPIDGKEGEFIQIGTTRPETMFGDTAIAVHPENEKIGHLIGKSVKLPMIGRVIPIIADEYADPEKGTGAVKITPAHDFNDFEVGKRNSLAMISIMNKDGSLNDKCPEEFVGMDRLEARPLVIKKMEALGLFVKAEDNNMAIPYGERSKEIVEPMLTEQWFIDTKKMAERSMAAVKDGETEILPKFVENTFFHFLNNIQDWCISRQLWWGHRIPAFYGEDGHCFVAENEEEALEQAVRHYGKSADEIELKQDNDVLDTWFSSALWPFTTLGWNGVGSTSEELEKYYPTSLLITGRDLVFFWYSRMMMMGTHFLKDFKGDDKKSVPFEKCFFHGLVNDEHGKKMSKSKGNGVDPIELMDKYGADACRFYFASATTQGNDINLSEKQIEGYRNFVTKIWNACKFIEMQCASYDETFDPFKVSEERNKWVLERLKTSRANVYRALKDLRFNDATSAAYDFVWKEFCDWFIEMGKVNPSDESKATLAFVRDEILKLLHPFMPFVTEELWGQTSDRDGLLASEVWKLYGWDFSDTNIDDIIELIQQIRTIKADLGISASAFIDIEIKEKLENNTLAILETLARCKALEFGSSEKTLYIANPTFNVKGVLNDNIDIDIEKKKKDLAKLEGGIKAAEGRFNNENFVKNVPENVLMEQKISYEKNKIKAEKLRVLIETLG